The Gammaproteobacteria bacterium genome includes a window with the following:
- the rpoC gene encoding DNA-directed RNA polymerase subunit beta' — protein sequence MRDLVNLLRREHVEEFDAIKIGLASPEMIRSWSFGEVRKPETINYRTFKPEREGLFCAKIFGPIKDYECLCGKYKRLKHRGVICEKCGVEVTLSKVRRERMGHIELASPVAHIWFLKSLPSRIGLLLDMTLRDIERVLYFEAFVVIEPGMTPFTKGQLLSEEAYLDAMEEYGSEFQALMGAEAIQKLLRDIDLENEIIHLREEIPVTTSDTKLKKLTKRLKVMEAFAQSGNKPEWMIMSVLPVLPPDLRPLVPLDGGRFATSDLNDLYRRVINRNNRLKRLLDLSAPDIIVRNEKRMLQEAVDALLDNGRRGRAITGSNKRPLKSLADMIKGKQGRFRQNLLGKRVDYSGRSVIVVGPTLRLHQCGLPKKMALELFKPFIFSKLQYRGLATTIKAAKKMVEGEAPEVWDILEEVIREHPVLLNRAPTLHRLGIQAFEPVLIEGKAIQLHPLVCTAYNADFDGDQMAVHVPLTLEAQLEARTLMMSTNNILSPANGEPIIVPTQDVVLGLYYMTRDRINAKGEGMAFQNCDEVMLAYANKSVDIHAKISVRINETIVDDEGNKETHRRRINTTVGRALLWEIVPKGLPFALIDQALTKKVVSSLLNICYRRLGLKATVIFADQLMYTGYRYATRSGISIGVNDLVIPNTKAEIIASAEDEVREIENQFATGLVTQGERYNKVVDIWSHTNDQVAKAMMEKLATEMVIDAEGKEVKQSSFNSIFMMADSGARGSAAQMRQLAGMRGLMAKPDGTIIETPITANFREGLSVLQYFISTHGARKGLADTALKTANSGYLTRRLVDVAQDVVVTVTDCGTENGLVMSPHIEGGDVVEPLRERVLGRVVAEDVYDPKTNEALIDQGTLLDEKLVDILEERGVEQVNVRSGITCDSRYGVCAKCYGRDLARGHLVNIGEAVGVIAAQSIGEPGTQLTMRTFHIGGAASRATAVNNVQVKSKGVIKLHNLKTVRHASGNLIAVSRSGELAVIDSHGRERERYKIPYGAVISIDDSADVQAGQVVAQWDPHTHPIITEVAGVVKFVDFIDGVTMNRQTDEVTGLSSIVIMSPKQRSSTGKEQRPMVKLVTEKGEEIVIAGTNLPAHYFLPNGAIVNIENGSTVGVGDFIARIPQETSKTRDITGGLPRVADLFEARRPKDAAVLAEISGIVSFGKETKEKRRLIISGHNGDIHEELIPKWRHVTVFEGENVEKGETIADGPPDPHDILRLLGVNALANYIVNEVQDVYRLQGVKINDKHIEIIVRQMLRKVLVTDTGDTKLLRGEQVEKNRLVEENDKLTQNEFPARWEPVLLGITKASLATESFISAASFQETTRVLTEAAVSGKRDELRGLKENVIVGRLIPAGTGFAYHMMRRKKQTAAVKTPYSEAEEKRITENEVEQALSEALKAPSNEEASDKA from the coding sequence ATGAGAGATTTAGTCAATCTTCTCAGACGTGAGCATGTTGAAGAATTTGATGCGATTAAGATAGGTCTTGCGTCCCCAGAAATGATTCGTTCTTGGTCTTTTGGCGAAGTTAGAAAGCCGGAGACAATTAACTATAGAACGTTCAAACCAGAACGTGAAGGGCTTTTCTGTGCCAAAATTTTTGGTCCCATTAAAGATTACGAATGCTTATGTGGCAAGTATAAACGCCTTAAACACCGTGGTGTTATTTGCGAGAAATGTGGGGTTGAAGTTACCTTATCTAAAGTGCGTCGTGAGCGCATGGGACACATTGAGCTAGCAAGCCCAGTTGCTCATATTTGGTTCTTGAAATCATTACCATCCCGTATTGGTTTATTATTAGATATGACATTACGCGATATCGAACGGGTGCTCTACTTCGAAGCTTTCGTGGTCATTGAACCAGGAATGACGCCTTTCACTAAAGGTCAATTGCTCTCTGAAGAAGCCTATCTTGATGCAATGGAAGAATATGGGTCTGAATTCCAAGCTCTTATGGGCGCAGAAGCAATCCAAAAGCTACTTCGTGATATTGATCTTGAGAATGAAATAATACATCTTCGTGAAGAGATACCTGTTACTACTTCGGATACGAAGCTTAAGAAGCTCACCAAACGTCTGAAAGTGATGGAGGCATTTGCTCAATCGGGTAATAAACCTGAGTGGATGATCATGAGTGTACTACCTGTTCTACCGCCAGATTTACGACCATTGGTTCCGTTAGATGGTGGTCGCTTTGCTACTTCAGATCTTAATGATCTTTATCGTCGAGTGATTAATCGTAATAACCGTCTTAAAAGATTACTCGATCTCAGCGCTCCTGATATTATTGTGCGCAACGAAAAACGAATGCTACAAGAAGCAGTTGACGCATTGTTGGATAATGGTCGACGAGGCCGCGCCATAACAGGTTCCAACAAACGTCCTTTAAAATCTCTTGCGGATATGATTAAAGGTAAACAAGGCCGTTTCCGTCAGAACTTATTAGGAAAACGAGTAGATTACTCAGGCCGTTCAGTTATCGTTGTAGGACCTACACTTCGGCTGCACCAATGCGGTCTTCCGAAGAAAATGGCTCTCGAACTCTTTAAGCCTTTTATTTTTAGTAAATTGCAGTATAGAGGTCTTGCTACAACGATCAAAGCAGCTAAAAAAATGGTAGAAGGAGAAGCTCCTGAAGTCTGGGATATTCTCGAAGAAGTTATTCGAGAACATCCTGTATTGTTAAATCGCGCACCTACTTTACATAGATTGGGTATTCAAGCTTTTGAACCCGTTTTGATTGAAGGGAAGGCTATTCAGTTACATCCATTAGTCTGTACTGCATACAATGCGGATTTTGACGGCGATCAAATGGCAGTTCACGTACCACTGACATTAGAGGCGCAGCTTGAAGCGCGCACCCTCATGATGTCCACCAATAATATTTTATCTCCAGCGAATGGTGAGCCAATTATTGTACCTACTCAAGACGTAGTCCTTGGGCTCTATTATATGACCCGGGACCGCATTAATGCGAAAGGTGAAGGCATGGCCTTCCAGAATTGTGATGAGGTTATGCTTGCTTATGCCAATAAATCGGTCGACATACATGCAAAAATTAGTGTTCGTATCAATGAAACAATAGTTGATGATGAAGGCAATAAAGAAACACACCGTCGTCGCATTAATACGACTGTCGGTCGGGCATTATTATGGGAAATCGTTCCCAAAGGTTTGCCATTCGCATTAATTGATCAAGCGTTAACGAAGAAGGTGGTCTCATCCCTTCTTAATATTTGTTATCGTCGCCTCGGGCTCAAAGCAACGGTGATTTTTGCAGATCAGCTAATGTATACCGGCTATCGGTATGCAACCCGTTCGGGAATATCTATTGGTGTAAATGATTTAGTTATCCCTAACACTAAGGCCGAAATTATTGCAAGTGCTGAAGATGAGGTGCGTGAGATTGAAAATCAATTTGCCACCGGCCTCGTAACACAGGGCGAGCGGTACAATAAGGTGGTTGATATTTGGTCACATACTAACGATCAAGTTGCTAAAGCAATGATGGAAAAATTAGCAACCGAAATGGTTATTGATGCAGAAGGTAAAGAAGTTAAACAAAGCTCGTTCAACTCCATTTTTATGATGGCCGATTCAGGGGCGCGGGGTTCTGCAGCTCAGATGCGACAGCTCGCAGGTATGCGAGGCTTAATGGCTAAGCCCGATGGTACCATTATTGAAACACCTATTACGGCTAACTTCAGAGAAGGATTGAGTGTATTACAATACTTCATCTCTACTCACGGTGCGCGTAAGGGTCTTGCAGATACCGCGTTGAAGACTGCAAACTCGGGTTATCTAACCAGACGTTTAGTCGATGTGGCTCAGGATGTGGTGGTGACAGTAACAGACTGCGGCACTGAAAATGGCTTGGTAATGTCACCCCATATCGAAGGTGGTGATGTGGTTGAGCCGCTACGTGAGCGGGTCCTGGGACGTGTTGTGGCTGAAGATGTGTATGATCCAAAGACCAACGAAGCCTTGATTGATCAAGGAACACTGTTAGACGAAAAATTAGTAGATATTTTAGAAGAAAGAGGTGTTGAACAGGTTAATGTACGTTCTGGAATTACCTGTGATTCACGTTATGGCGTTTGCGCAAAATGTTATGGTCGTGATTTAGCACGCGGACATTTGGTTAATATTGGGGAAGCAGTGGGTGTTATTGCCGCCCAATCAATTGGTGAGCCAGGAACACAGCTTACCATGCGTACATTCCACATCGGGGGAGCCGCTTCTCGTGCTACCGCTGTAAATAATGTACAGGTTAAGTCAAAGGGCGTCATCAAGCTCCACAATTTAAAAACAGTCAGACATGCAAGCGGAAATTTGATTGCGGTATCTCGTTCAGGCGAGCTTGCTGTCATTGATAGCCATGGTAGAGAGCGTGAACGCTATAAAATCCCATATGGAGCTGTAATATCCATTGATGATAGTGCAGATGTTCAAGCTGGCCAGGTTGTTGCACAATGGGATCCACATACTCATCCTATTATTACTGAGGTGGCGGGTGTCGTTAAATTCGTAGATTTTATTGATGGCGTTACAATGAATCGCCAAACAGATGAAGTAACCGGATTGAGTAGTATCGTCATCATGAGTCCCAAGCAAAGAAGCTCCACGGGTAAAGAACAGCGTCCAATGGTTAAACTCGTCACTGAAAAAGGTGAGGAAATTGTAATTGCAGGCACAAATTTGCCGGCTCACTATTTCTTGCCAAATGGTGCCATTGTAAATATTGAAAATGGCTCAACAGTTGGTGTGGGTGACTTTATAGCGCGTATCCCACAAGAAACATCGAAGACTCGCGATATTACAGGTGGTCTACCACGCGTAGCCGATCTATTTGAAGCGAGAAGACCGAAGGATGCCGCTGTATTAGCTGAGATTTCCGGTATAGTCAGTTTCGGTAAAGAAACAAAAGAAAAGCGCAGATTGATTATTTCTGGGCATAACGGAGACATACACGAAGAGCTTATTCCAAAATGGCGTCATGTGACGGTGTTTGAAGGTGAAAATGTTGAAAAAGGTGAAACAATCGCTGACGGACCGCCAGATCCACATGATATTTTACGGCTTTTAGGCGTGAATGCATTGGCAAACTATATTGTGAATGAAGTACAAGATGTTTATCGATTACAAGGTGTGAAAATCAATGATAAACATATCGAAATAATCGTTCGCCAAATGTTGCGAAAAGTATTAGTTACAGATACTGGAGACACTAAGTTGTTAAGAGGTGAGCAGGTTGAGAAGAATCGCTTAGTCGAAGAAAACGATAAGCTTACTCAAAATGAATTCCCGGCACGATGGGAGCCTGTTTTACTCGGAATAACAAAGGCATCTTTGGCAACGGAATCCTTTATTTCTGCTGCCTCATTCCAAGAGACGACACGTGTTTTAACCGAAGCTGCTGTCAGTGGTAAGCGGGATGAGTTAAGAGGATTAAAAGAAAACGTAATCGTGGGTCGTTTAATCCCAGCGGGGACAGGATTTGCTTATCATATGATGCGCAGAAAGAAACAAACAGCAGCAGTAAAAACGCCTTACTCAGAAGCTGAGGAGAAACGTATTACTGAAAATGAAGTGGAGCAAGCGCTGAGTGAAGCCCTAAAGGCTCCAAGTAATGAAGAAGCTTCTGATAAAGCATAG
- the rpsG gene encoding 30S ribosomal protein S7 produces the protein MSRRSAARKREVMPDPLFHSKVVAKLINCVMSDGKKSTAERIVYGALSRIAGRERDEEAGSGEESSAGGAAAALLGENGKKNALEALKKALDNVSPKVEVKSRRVGGSTYQVPVEVRADRRDAVGMRLLVTFAAKRGEKTMGERLANEIRDAVQNRGGAVKKCEDIHKMAEANKAFAHYRW, from the coding sequence ATGTCGAGAAGAAGTGCTGCGCGTAAAAGAGAGGTGATGCCAGATCCTTTATTCCATAGTAAGGTTGTGGCCAAATTGATCAATTGTGTTATGTCGGATGGTAAAAAATCTACTGCCGAACGAATCGTATATGGTGCATTAAGCCGTATAGCTGGACGTGAACGTGATGAAGAAGCTGGTAGTGGCGAAGAAAGCAGTGCAGGCGGTGCAGCGGCAGCGTTACTGGGCGAAAATGGTAAGAAAAATGCCCTGGAAGCCTTGAAAAAAGCGCTTGATAACGTGAGCCCAAAAGTTGAAGTGAAATCTCGCCGTGTAGGTGGTTCAACATACCAGGTTCCAGTAGAGGTTAGAGCAGATCGTCGCGATGCAGTAGGTATGCGCTTATTAGTTACTTTCGCAGCAAAAAGAGGCGAAAAAACAATGGGTGAGCGCCTCGCAAATGAAATTAGGGATGCCGTGCAAAACAGAGGCGGTGCAGTGAAAAAATGTGAAGATATTCACAAAATGGCCGAAG
- the rpsL gene encoding 30S ribosomal protein S12, which translates to MARISQLVRKPRKSKKVKSKVPALNSSPQKRGVCTRVYTTTPKKPNSALRKVARVRLTNGSEVSAYIGGEGHNLQEHSVVLIRGGRVKDLPGVRYHIVRGSLDTAGVGGRRQGRSKYGEKRPKE; encoded by the coding sequence ATGGCAAGAATCAGCCAGCTGGTTCGTAAACCGCGCAAAAGTAAGAAAGTTAAAAGTAAAGTCCCTGCTTTAAATAGCAGCCCTCAGAAACGTGGCGTATGCACTCGTGTTTATACGACTACACCTAAAAAACCTAACTCGGCGCTTCGTAAGGTCGCTCGGGTACGTTTAACGAATGGCAGTGAAGTTTCCGCATATATCGGCGGTGAGGGTCACAATTTGCAAGAGCACTCCGTGGTGCTTATTCGCGGAGGCCGGGTAAAAGATTTACCAGGTGTTCGTTATCATATCGTTAGAGGTAGTTTAGATACGGCTGGGGTAGGCGGTAGACGTCAAGGTCGGTCTAAATATGGTGAAAAAAGGCCTAAGGAATAA